The stretch of DNA GCGCGTATCGTGGGGGGAGCGGTGCGCAATCAACTATTAGGGCAACCTATTAGTGATATTGATATTGCGACAACCTGCTTACCGCAACAGATTATCACGCGTGTAGAAGAAGCTGGATTTAAAGCTATTCCTACAGGGATTGCGTTTGGTACAATCACAGTGGTTGCGCATTCATGTGCTTATGAGGTCACAACACTTCGCAGCGATATTGAAACAGATGGTCGTCATGCAAAAGTGGCTTTTGGTCGTGATTGGAAAAAAGATGCTGAACGGCGTGATTTTACGATAAATGCCCTTTATTGTGATGCTGCTGGCAACCTTTATGATGATGTGGGAGGTTTGAGCGATATTGAAAGCCAAACAGTTCGTTTTATCGGTGTTGCAGAAAATCGTATTAGCGAAGATTATTTGCGTATTTTACGTTTTTTTCGCTTTTTTGCATGGTATGGAGTGGGGCGACCGGATGGGGAAGGATTGAAGGCATGTGTTCGTTTAAAAGATGGTTTACAAAAACTTTCTTCTGAGCGTATTTGGGCAGAAATGAAAAAGCTTCTTTTGGCTTCTGATCCAACACGTGCTCTTTTATGGATGCGACAAAGCAGAATTTTGTCACTCATTTTTCCTGAAACAGAAAAATGGGGCATTGATGCAATTCACGCATTGGTGGAAACAGAACAGACACTTGGTTGGAAAGTTGATCCATTTTTACGGCTAGAAAGTCTTCTTCCTCCTGATCCTATACGTCTTCATAAAATGGCACAGCGCTTGCGTTTTTCCCATAAGGAAACAACACGATTAAAGGAATGGGCTGAGTTAGAAATAATAAGCCAAAATTGTTCTGATCATTTTGTGCAAAAACTGATTTATTTTCATGGGCGACAGCCGGTTTTAGATCAATTATCCTTATCTATCGCTGCATCACATGTCGATACTCTAGAAAAAGGGGATGCTTTGCAAAAAACAGAAGATTATCTCAAACTTTATCAGCTTGTTCAAAAATGGCAGATTCCAACTTTTCCCATTAATGGTAACGATTTAATAAAAAAAGGTTTTTCAAAAGGTATCCTTTTAGGAAAAAAGCTTAAAGAACTAGAAATGATATGGGTTGAAAGTGGATTTTTAATGGATCGTCATGCATTATTAGAAAAAATTGATTTATAATATAGGGGTATAAGGGGTGTAAAAGTACGGTTGTTTTTTTTAAAAATTAATATATTCATTTATAATAAGAATTTATCATTATTCATATGAAATAAGAGCGCCGAATATTGTGAGATTATCTTATTTCAAACTTGTTCATATAACATCAATAAAAATTATTGCTTTATGCGCTATACGCGAGGGAGGTCGTGTGAGGAAAAACGGTTATAGGAAGGAAGAATGCCTCTTATGAATCATAACAAAGTAAGGAGTGTTGCGAGATTTTGAACTGACAAAAAGAATAATAATAACGGTTTGTTCTTTGGGTGAGCATAAAGAGGGGGATGTCAAATGGTTCTTACTATGAGGGATATTTAATCATTCACAGGTGGTGATATGAAATGGATGTAATGAGCAATAGAATGGCACTTGCTGCTTTGTGAGAGAAGTGACTTTAATTAAAGAATTCTTCTTCTTTTATAGCGGTTTATTTGATCAGCCCTTGATTGTCGGGAAACGATAGGTCGTATGCTTTAACTGTTATTTATAGGATAGCTTATGCGCTTTTAGAGGCTTTATTTCAAAAGTATCGTTGAAAAGTATCTGCTTTTAAGATTTATAAAATTCTTGAAAGATGAGTTTTTTCTCCTTATTTGAGAACCAGAGTTCATACATTTTGATTATTCTATTAAAGCTTTGATAGAATTGTTGTGTTTTTATAGATTACAGTTTCCTTCATGATAACCAATTTGACGCAGGGCTTCCCCTGTTGTTATGGCTACACTCATGGCGAGATTGAGAGAGCGGGACTGTGGTTGCATGGGAATTTTCAATGTGTAATCGGCAGATTCATGGACGTAATCGGGGACACCAGCTGATTCACGACCAAAAAGTAAAACATCATTTTTTTGATAGCATATCTGCGTATAGCATGTTTTTGCTTTTGTACTTAAAAGCAACAGACGGCGGTTAAAGCGTTTCATGGAGCTTATAAAATGTTGCCAATCAATGTGTCGTTCTAAGGAAGCATATTCGAGATAATCCAATCCTGCACGTTTGAGATTACGATCTGACAGATTAAATCCTGCGGGTTCAATAATGTGCACATGTAAACCAAAACAAGCACTAAGACGTAAAATCGTTCCAGTATTACCAGCAATATCAGGTTGGAAAAGAGCTATATGAAGTGTCATGTTCTCTGTAATATGATTTTTTTCAACTTTGTAAAGAAGTGCTGTAATTGATTCGAAAAATATTTTTGAGAAATAATTTAGTTTTTATGCCCTTTAAGTTTAAGGGAAAAAGTTACGGATAAAGATTTGTTTGAGATAAGAGTAAATCTCTTGATTGATGATTTCCTTTGATTGAGCAATACATGAAATGAATTGGCTTATTATGGTGAAAAGTAGGATATTTAATGAGGTTGGATCATTCATTTTGACTGAGATGTGACCATAACAGGAAAGTTTTTTCTTTAAGAGTGTTTATTTACCTGTTCTCTCCATTTTTATCAGGGAAGAGAAGGGTTTTGATTGATTGAATAGGAACAGAGATTTGAAATACAAGAAACTTACGGTATTTGGGTTTCTTATTCACTCTGTAAAACGATAAATTATCATTAAACTCATTTTGTGCTAATCATGCAAATAACAGAAATTTTCTACAGGGATATTTTATGGGTTAAGACAATGGATTGATCAGTCATTGTACAAGGGGTGAGGCTATGATAAAAGAATATTTTTGAAAAGTGTCTCTTTGAAGTTAAGGTAATGGGTAAGCAGACGAGGCGGGATTTTCTGTTTTTGGTAACAGCTGTTGCAGGAGCAGTTGGCATGGGAGTTGTTACATGGCCTTTTATCCGTCAGTTGCGCCCAGATGAGGCTGTTTTGGCATCTTCTTCTGTTGAGGTTGACCTTTCTGGTATTGAAGAGGGGATGTCGGTAACGGTAAAGTGGCGAGGACAGCCTGTTGTTATTCGAAATCGTACGGCAAAAGAAATTTCTGATGCGCGCGCTGTGAATTTGAGTCTTCTAAAAGATCGTCAAGCTCGAAATCCTAATTTTGAAGGTGAAAAAGAAGCGACGGATTTTGCACGTTCAGCCGGCAAAGGGCGTGAAAATTGGCTTATTGTCATTAATCTTTGTACGCATTTAGGCTGTGTAACACTTGGGCAATCGGGTAAGTTTGGAGGGTGGTTGTGTCCGTGTCATGGATCTGTTTATGACACCGCTGGAAGAGTGCGCTCAGGTCCAGCGAACTATAATTTAGCTATTCCGCCCTACCAATTTCTTTCTGATACTTTACTCAAAATAGGATAAGTCCATGACAAGGTTTCCTCCTTATTGTCCTAAAAATGCTCTTGCCCGTTGGTTTGATAAGCGTTTTCCTCTTCCTCGTTTTTTTTATAATGCATTTGTGATTTTTCCTGTTCCGCGTAATCTTAATTACTTTTATACATTTGGCGGTATTTTAACCATTATGCTTTTAGCACAGCTCTTGACGGGTCTTGTCTTGGCGATGCATTATGTTCCAGATGTTTATTTGGCTTTTGAAACGGGTGAACGATTTCGGCGTGAGGGGCAGTTTGGGTGGCTTTTTCGTCCATGGCATAGTGTAGGCTCTTCGTTTTTTTTTATTGCTGTTTATATCCATTTGGCGCGCGGACTTTATTATGGTTCTTATAAAAATATGCGAGAAATGGTGTGGGTCACAGGGATTTTGATTTATATCATTATGATGGCAATTGCTTTTTTTGGTTATGTGCTTGTTTGGGGGATGATGTCTATTTCAGCCGCTTCAGTGATTGCAGGGCTTTTAAAAACGATACCTTTGGTGGGGGCATGGTTGCATGAGACACTTCTTGGTGGTTATGGCGTAGGACAACCAACATTGAATCGTTTTTATGTTTTCCATTATGTTTTATCATTTGTTTTGCTTCTTTTTGTAGGGCTTCATATTTGGGCAATTCACTGTGTGGGGCAAGGAAATCCAACGGGTCTTGCGATACAATCAGAGAAGGAAACGGTACCGTTTTCGCCTTATGCGCTTATCAAAGATATTTTTGCCATTACGGTTTTCCTGATCTTTTTTGCTTGGTTTTTATTTTATATGCCCGATTATATGGGGCAAGCCGAAAATTATAGCGTAGCTGATCCTTTAAAGGCACCGCTTCGTGTGGTTCCAGAATGGTATTTCTTGCCTTTTTATGCGATGCTGCGTGCTATAACTTTTGATATTGGTATTTTTTCTTCAACTTTTGTGGGCTTTGTTCTCTTCGTCAGTTCGATTTTCGTGTTAATGTTTGTTCCATGGTTAGATCGTTCTAAAATATGTTCAGCGAGATATCGACCTGTTTATAAAATTTTCTTTTGGGCCTTTGTTATTGATGTCGTTTTTCTTGGTTGGTTGGGGTCAAGGGAAATAAGTGACAGAATTCTTTTATGGACGCAATTGGCTACGGTTTATTATTTTATATTCTTTTTGGTTATTTTGCCGATTTTGCCTAGGTTTGAAAAAAGCCGTTCTCTTCCTTCTTCAATTATGCAAGATTTGAAACAGAAGAAAAAGAGACTATGGTAAATGTTTTTGTCAGACTGGTTGTTATTATTGCTATGAGCTTTTCTGCGCAGAGTTTGGCGAGTAATATCTCTGATCGATCTGATCAAGAGGAAGAATTTATTTCTTTTCCTTTACAGATTCCTAAAAAACAAGAATGGAGTTTTTCAGGGCCATTTGGGTTTTATGATAAGGCGCAATTGCGGCGTGGGTTAAAGGTTTATAAACAAGTTTGTTCCAGCTGCCATGGGCTAAAATATGTGGCTTTTCGCCATTTAAAAGCTCTTGGATATGATCAAGAACAGATTAAAGCTTTGGCAGGGCAATATGAAGTGCGTGATGGCCCCAATCGAGAAGGAAAAATTTTTAAACGTGCTGGGGTTTCAACGGATTATTTTCCTTCTCCCTTTATGAACGAAGAAGAAGCAAAGTTTGTTTTGAATGGTTCTTATCCTCCAGATTTATCATTGATAGCACGTGCACGTAGTGTATCTTTACCGTTTCCTGCTTTAATTACTGATATATTGACTCATTATGATACGGCGGGTCCAGATTATATTACAGCTCTTTTAACAGGATATCAGGAAGCACCAAAGAAGATAGAAATTGTAGATGGTTATTGGTATAATCCTTATTTTATTGCCAGTCATTCTTTAACCATGGCGCCTCCTTTGCATGATGATATGATTGCTTATGAAGATGGAACTCCCCAAACCGTTGAGCATTATGCGCGTGATGTTGCTGCTTTTTTGATGTGGGCTGCCGATCCTCATATGGAGATTCGTAAAAAAACAGGTTTTCGTGTTATTTTATTTTTAATCATTTTTGCAGGGCTTGTTTATATTTTAAAAAATCGTATTTGGTTTGGTTTAGAGGAAGAAACAAAAGAGGAAATAAAGAGAAAAGGATAAATTGACTGCTTTTGAAAGAGTAGAGAGTATAAAGAGCATAAGGAACAAATCTGTTTATAATGCATTGAGGTTTTATAAAGTAAAAGCAAAGTAAAAACGGAGATGTTAAAATGAAAAAAATTGCATGTACTACTCTTATGTCAATTTTGATGATTTCTAGTACTTATGCTCAGTCTTTTGAAGTGCCTTCTAAACCTGAAATAATTTCTTCGACGGGTATTGTACAGGTAGGGATCGATAAGTCTGTGCGTTATGTGACACCTTTAGCAACGGATTTTGTTGCTTCCAGCCTTATAGGCGCCAATGTTTATAATATAGAAGATGAAAATATTGGTGAAGTAAAGGATATTATTCTACGTGAAAATAATATTGTAGGGTTTGTGATTGCTGTTGGCGGTTTCCTTGGCATAGGGGAGAGTTATGTGGTCGTTTCTCCAGAAACAATTCAGATGACAAATGATTATGGTAAGTGGAAACTTATTACAAATGCAACAAAGGATTCTTTGAAGAACGCTCCAACATTTAAATACGAAGGACGTTGGATACGCTAATTTGATATTTCCATTCTTTAATGGGTGAAACTGTTGCTGTCATAATAATATGATCGCAACAGTTTTTTGTTCAAGAGAGCTTTGGGAGTGTTTGCAACAATCTTCCATGGATTTATTACAGGATCTTCAAGATAAAATATTAAGGGAGAGTGAAGATTTAAGTATTATGTTTAAATAATATGATATCGCCATCTTGCACAATGTATTCTTTTCCTTCATCGCGAGCTTTGCCAGCTTCTTTTGCACCGCTTTCTCCCCCCAAAGCAATATAGTCATCGTAGCTGATGGTTTGAGCACGAATGAAGCCGCGCTCAAAATCTGAGTGAATAACGCCAGCGGCTTGGGGAGCTTTTGTACCATGTGGAATTGTCCATGCTCGTGTTTCTTTAGGTCCACAGGTGAAATAAGTAATGAGATTAAGTAAATGGTAACCAGCGCGAATAAGGCGATTTAAACTTGGTTCAAAGAGTCCTAGAGCATCGAGATATTCTGATGCTTCAGCATCACTCAATTGTGTGATTTCCGCTTCGATAGAAGCAGAAATGATAATGCTTTGCGCATTTTGCTCTATTGCCATTTTTTCTACTGTTTGGGTAAAGCTATTTCCATGAGCGGCGTCATTTTCGCTTACGTTACAAACATAAAGTACAGGCTTTGAAGTTAAAAGATTCAAATTTTTAAGAACGCAGTGTTCATCGGAAGAGATATCGTTGAGTAATAAACGGACAGGATTTCCTTGTTGCAGGATATTTAATGCTTTTTCCATAACGGGTAGAATTGTGAGAGCTTCTTTGTCTTTTCCCGTTGCTCGTTTACGAATTTGTACGATTCGTCTCTCAAGACTTTCTAGATCCGCAAGCATGAGTTCAGTTTCAACTGTTGTCGCATCACAAACAGGATCAATACGTCCTTCTACGTGAGTAATATCTTCGTTTTGAAAACAGCGTAAAACGTGGACAATAGCATCGACTTCGCGAATATTGGCTAAAAATTTGTTCCCTAAACCTTCACCTTTTGAAGCACCTCGTACAAGCCCCGCAATATCAACGAAATTAATACGTGTAGGAATAATTTCTTTTGAACCTGCAATCGATGCAATTTTTTCCATTCGTAAATCTGGAACAGCAACTTCACCGGTATTGGGTTCAATGGTACAAAAAGGATAATTGGCAGCCTGTGCAGTGGCTGTTTTGGTTAATGCATTAAAAAGAGTTGATTTCCCAACATTAGGTAATCCGACAATACCGCATTTAAAGCCCATGAGAGTCTTTCTTTTCTATTGATTTATGGCTTTTC from Bartonella tribocorum CIP 105476 encodes:
- a CDS encoding CCA tRNA nucleotidyltransferase — its product is MNIRQNFKQVAWLQKSDIQTLLRVLSLEGEEARIVGGAVRNQLLGQPISDIDIATTCLPQQIITRVEEAGFKAIPTGIAFGTITVVAHSCAYEVTTLRSDIETDGRHAKVAFGRDWKKDAERRDFTINALYCDAAGNLYDDVGGLSDIESQTVRFIGVAENRISEDYLRILRFFRFFAWYGVGRPDGEGLKACVRLKDGLQKLSSERIWAEMKKLLLASDPTRALLWMRQSRILSLIFPETEKWGIDAIHALVETEQTLGWKVDPFLRLESLLPPDPIRLHKMAQRLRFSHKETTRLKEWAELEIISQNCSDHFVQKLIYFHGRQPVLDQLSLSIAASHVDTLEKGDALQKTEDYLKLYQLVQKWQIPTFPINGNDLIKKGFSKGILLGKKLKELEMIWVESGFLMDRHALLEKIDL
- the ychF gene encoding redox-regulated ATPase YchF, whose protein sequence is MGFKCGIVGLPNVGKSTLFNALTKTATAQAANYPFCTIEPNTGEVAVPDLRMEKIASIAGSKEIIPTRINFVDIAGLVRGASKGEGLGNKFLANIREVDAIVHVLRCFQNEDITHVEGRIDPVCDATTVETELMLADLESLERRIVQIRKRATGKDKEALTILPVMEKALNILQQGNPVRLLLNDISSDEHCVLKNLNLLTSKPVLYVCNVSENDAAHGNSFTQTVEKMAIEQNAQSIIISASIEAEITQLSDAEASEYLDALGLFEPSLNRLIRAGYHLLNLITYFTCGPKETRAWTIPHGTKAPQAAGVIHSDFERGFIRAQTISYDDYIALGGESGAKEAGKARDEGKEYIVQDGDIILFKHNT
- the petA gene encoding ubiquinol-cytochrome c reductase iron-sulfur subunit, with product MGKQTRRDFLFLVTAVAGAVGMGVVTWPFIRQLRPDEAVLASSSVEVDLSGIEEGMSVTVKWRGQPVVIRNRTAKEISDARAVNLSLLKDRQARNPNFEGEKEATDFARSAGKGRENWLIVINLCTHLGCVTLGQSGKFGGWLCPCHGSVYDTAGRVRSGPANYNLAIPPYQFLSDTLLKIG
- a CDS encoding tRNA (cytidine(34)-2'-O)-methyltransferase — its product is MTLHIALFQPDIAGNTGTILRLSACFGLHVHIIEPAGFNLSDRNLKRAGLDYLEYASLERHIDWQHFISSMKRFNRRLLLLSTKAKTCYTQICYQKNDVLLFGRESAGVPDYVHESADYTLKIPMQPQSRSLNLAMSVAITTGEALRQIGYHEGNCNL
- a CDS encoding PRC-barrel domain-containing protein translates to MKKIACTTLMSILMISSTYAQSFEVPSKPEIISSTGIVQVGIDKSVRYVTPLATDFVASSLIGANVYNIEDENIGEVKDIILRENNIVGFVIAVGGFLGIGESYVVVSPETIQMTNDYGKWKLITNATKDSLKNAPTFKYEGRWIR
- a CDS encoding cytochrome b, whose translation is MTRFPPYCPKNALARWFDKRFPLPRFFYNAFVIFPVPRNLNYFYTFGGILTIMLLAQLLTGLVLAMHYVPDVYLAFETGERFRREGQFGWLFRPWHSVGSSFFFIAVYIHLARGLYYGSYKNMREMVWVTGILIYIIMMAIAFFGYVLVWGMMSISAASVIAGLLKTIPLVGAWLHETLLGGYGVGQPTLNRFYVFHYVLSFVLLLFVGLHIWAIHCVGQGNPTGLAIQSEKETVPFSPYALIKDIFAITVFLIFFAWFLFYMPDYMGQAENYSVADPLKAPLRVVPEWYFLPFYAMLRAITFDIGIFSSTFVGFVLFVSSIFVLMFVPWLDRSKICSARYRPVYKIFFWAFVIDVVFLGWLGSREISDRILLWTQLATVYYFIFFLVILPILPRFEKSRSLPSSIMQDLKQKKKRLW
- a CDS encoding cytochrome c1, translating into MVNVFVRLVVIIAMSFSAQSLASNISDRSDQEEEFISFPLQIPKKQEWSFSGPFGFYDKAQLRRGLKVYKQVCSSCHGLKYVAFRHLKALGYDQEQIKALAGQYEVRDGPNREGKIFKRAGVSTDYFPSPFMNEEEAKFVLNGSYPPDLSLIARARSVSLPFPALITDILTHYDTAGPDYITALLTGYQEAPKKIEIVDGYWYNPYFIASHSLTMAPPLHDDMIAYEDGTPQTVEHYARDVAAFLMWAADPHMEIRKKTGFRVILFLIIFAGLVYILKNRIWFGLEEETKEEIKRKG